A stretch of DNA from Chitinophagaceae bacterium:
TAACTGTTTCACACTGCTGTCTGTTTTACATTTTAATAACTCCCGCACCAATATATCAGGAATAGAGATATGGAAAGACCTTGGCAAAACGGTGATTTGTTTCAAAGAAGTAATCGGCTTCAGACCTGGTATAATAGGAATGGAAATCCCCGCTTCCCTACATTTTTTTACATAATCGAGATACACCGCATTATCAAAAAACATCTGCGTCACTATATATTCCGCTCCCAAATCCACTTTTTCTTTGAGATATTTGATATCCATTTCTCTATTAGGAGCTTCAAAATGCTTCTCGGGATAAC
This window harbors:
- a CDS encoding methylenetetrahydrofolate reductase, coding for FIPDAKGHKYASGLLQQVKNLNSGYYLHGETKGTNTQFCIGIAGYPEKHFEAPNREMDIKYLKEKVDLGAEYIVTQMFFDNAVYLDYVKKCREAGISIPIIPGLKPITSLKQITVLPRSFHISIPDILVRELLKCKTDSSVKQLGTEWCIQQSKDLLKIGVPCLHYYTMSKPESVIEIASALF